aacagtgggttaactgcctgttcaagggcagaacgacagatgttgtatcttgtcagctcggggatttgaacttgcaacctttcggttactagtccaatgctctaaccactaggctacactgccgccctaTTATTGACATTATAACCATTATGACCACGACGATAAGAAAATACAATTATTAATTCTAATTTAATTTCTCAGGTTTCTATCATCAATAACTTGAGGCCAGTCACCATAGGCTAAATAACAAGCACAGAAGTCAAATCACGAATAAAGCCTAGCCCCATGTAAAACGCATTCCAAGGAGGGcagagtgtctgtgggttttcgctCTACCTGTTttcttgattgattaattaaggtcactaatttgTAAGGAACTACCCTTACCTGGTTGTTTAGGTCTTAATCGAAAGAAGAAATATAAAAGtggcagacactcggccctcagtggaatgagtttgacaccccctGTCAAGTAAGAACCCATTGTTTAATACACCGGGAACGTCCAACAGTAGGCCTAATGCTGGAACGTATAAATACCCAATCATCCCTAAAACCTAGGCTTATTTAGTTCAGTGTGATTTACAGAGatgtagattttttttacattcattGCTGAATTATTTAACTTAGCCTACAGCCATGCAAATAACCGGGGTAAGCCGCTCTCCAAAACGGGCAACTCTAGTTAGGTTCTTGATATCTCTTGGGGCCTCCTCTTTTAGGCATCGACGACACCAACAGTTATTACTGtgacgaccctgggtttatacgCGCGGAAATCGACAATGTCGCTTGAGCATGCTTTGGAGGCACAGTCAATAGCGCACCGGACCTCGAGGTCGAAGGTTCGAGAcatgctccctgctgtttcattacagtacattaatttccaatggaGAGCTGTGATTGCCTTGCAGCATTTGGGTTGCAGAGGCAATTCGTTCTGTGGTGCACACGTTGGCTTTTGCACCAAACTGTATGTGTTAATGGCTTGACAGAAatagtagcagaaggtgaataTTTAACTGTTGTTGCGCACAGGTCACTGTCGGTGTGATGGAAGCAGTCGCTTTTGTGTTGAGTCAGAATCAGCTCCACCTCTCAACAATCAGAAGTGACCTCAACACGTTTATATAAAAGTCGTCGGAGGCGAGGATGTGTTGTGGTGTAACGTTACTTGATACGATCAGAGTTGCAGTAAAGACCGATATCAGACGAGAAAAATGCTCATGGATTGGAAGATCGTCGTTCCTTTGCTCGCGGTGGCATTCATCGTGGCGAGCGCCGATGTGATCGCGGGGGGCGTCATGGACGCAAATATGAAGGACCAAGCTACTAGAGACGCGCTGCAGTTCGCTGTGGCCGAATACAACAAGAGAACAAACGACCTGTATGTTTGGCAAGTGACCAAGGTTGTCAAGGTTCAGGAACAGGTCAGTCCCTTTTTAAAGATTATTTCATTTAGTTGAATGACGTCAGTGTTGGCGGTTCGTTGTTTAGCGTAGTTTGTTCATTTTTTTCATCCCGCTGTTCAATActtaaattcactctggctatctactctgatttcaggaCAATTTCTTCTGTGTGCCAGAGGCAGAATAACTAATGAtgtgcattcgtaaattcatctatcgaatatgaccggtgtcaatAAACGTCGGCCAAAATTCGTAATTAAATAGTTGCCTGCAGCACAGTTGGTCACCGACGCTCCGgttaacagcctaaccagctgaGCTGGTGCAAGTGGAATGGTCagatgttctctcatttgtgtctggaagtagcaagCTAACTAACTTTACGCCTCGATCACATCCGACAGGGTTTTTGCATTTTGCCTGGGAAACCAGTGTTTGGAAgatatattggcacaggtgtTAGGCCTGGGAGGAGGTCGAGGACCGGTAAACAGTGCCAATATGTCCttaacaccggcttcgagggcgtttatcacttttatacaacgggttaccaacatattcaaatattgATTGACATGGTATCGTAACTTTTATTTGGATTATTCATATTATTTCACGAGATGCACAAGATGTACAAGCAgtctggtcgttcgttctatggCTTCGGTTACCGGAGACTCGAACAGTCAGTCGTTCAAAATGTTCCATTGAAATACTAGTTGGCAACAACagtcttatcccttgcttgctagccaactatggctaaaTTAGTCACTTAACAAAACTATGAagacagaataacagcaaagtattTGCGTTTAAGTTTTCTAGTGACATTATATTTGGATATACAGTTAACAATGAGCTATAGAGCTGTGCTATTTCACCTGGCATTGGTAATGTGCTCTCTTGTCAGGACACTGTGTTAGCTAGTTCCTCTGAACAACAATCACTTCAAATTGAAGCGGAAAGGGCAGAAAACGAGCTGCATTTAATTTGACCTGTAGTTCTTTTTTATCCATTAAAAACTATGCCGGTGTGAAGTGGTTAGCGAGGTGCGCCCTAATAGTGACTCAACCGGTGTCGTCaattgctctgagaccttgacgTAGTTTCCctcgcggcccttgcagagcgaTAGGTAACGGTGCTTTGTGGGGTGGCAGTTGTTGTGTGCacagggtccctggttcgaacccAGGTTGGGGTGACGACGAAAGCAACACCAGCTGCTTCGTGATTTCGACTGGCCGAGAAACTCTCTTCCCGATGCGACAGACAGCAATGCTTAAACAAACCTCCGCTGTTGAAAATCAAATGCCGgtctaaaagaaatgggagatCAAATGtctagatttttattttattttttattttatacagtggatgaagtttataaattgcctggctgggtttACTAGAAAGTGGATTGGAGAAAGTGGatttgcacagtcagatggaacaggtTAAATGGGCATGTCAACATCCTACCTTTAGCTGGTGCTAATTTGTGGAATAAACAATGTCTGGAATGCGGTTTAAACCTATCAGCATCCAGTATTAGACCCACCCGTTTGTATAATTACCTATAACGCAGGGTATGTTTGAACCATATAATTAAATGGCtatagttgggggggggggggggggaataacgTTTGAGCtacttttgaaagcaaaagtcaaaTTTTGCTAGGACTGATGGTTAGCTAAACAAGCAAGTCTGTTTGTTGGGTTACAACAGAAACTAATGTAGCCATCTAGtcaacttgctagctacttcgcTGGATGGTGAACACACTTGTGGTAAATTATAGTTTTGACGTAAAAGGAATAATCAACTCAGAGTTCTATccattctctggaaaataatttAACTCCGTGTAAGGTCAGTTCCATTCCGCTTCAGTGTCGTGGAACAAGCCTTCCACATCGTTCATTGTTTTCCATAGAACGCATAGACCCCTCGTTGATCCCTTACGTAGTTGGTGATGAGTGGAGACAATGGGAGCCTATTGTCGGGAGTAAACACGCTAGGACTAATGTGATTAAGATGAACATTGCCTTATGTATCCTCTGGCTCAGTGAACAATGCTCACTTGACCATTATGCAGTGGACTCATTTTTTAAACCATGCGGTCATCTGCACTGTTTTTAGTAGTTCAGTTCtagccatagaaatataatcactAGAACAGGTTCCTCATTCAAGATGGATGATTTCTATGTCCGTGGTCTGACGTGCTGACCATCCTCTGCTTACAGGTGGTAGCTGGGATGAATTACATCTTCACAGTGAAGATGGCCAGGTCCCTGTGCAGGAAGGGAGGTGTGGAGAAGGACTGCGCTGTGCACCAGGACCCAGCTGTGGTAAGGACCACtaggctagcctggtcccagatctgtttgtgtgcaATACTGGCACTTCAGCTCAGTGCTTCCTACATGTACAGTTTAAGAATGGTTAATTTTTAGTTTATAACCTGTTACAAACAGTGAACACATTGGTAACTACTTATAAACCGTTAGGAAATCCTACTTCTAATGTGTTACCCATTTCACTATTGGCTCAGTATTGAGTTGTTTGCAAAGGGAAGTTTCAGTTGACATTTCTAGACTCTCTGTTGGCAGTGTTTGAGAGCATCAAAACCATGATTCATTGTGGGTACATTTTGCCTGACTACTCTACAAATAATAAATTGTTTATGATGCAAAGTGATTTGTAGCTCAGGCTGTCAGATGCAATGTccaacaaatgttttgtcaggtgTTATGCTTGCTGAAGGTGTGTGATCATGCCAACTCCTGTTGCTTCCTGTTTCCTCAGACCAACCAGTGCACCTTTGAGGTGTGGAGCCGCCCCTGGCTGGGAGCGATCCAGTTGATCAAGAATGACTGCCAGCCGTAAAGACCCAAAGGAGAGACGACTTCGTCTAGTCTTCCCCATAACTAGTGCAATGTATTACTAATGCTGGTCAACCTCTGAACATATAAACAAAAATCCTACTAATAATTTGCTTACTTTATTCATTCCCACACCAATAAAATCACTTTTGTCTTAAATTTAGTATTTAAATCAGTTTGAAAACTCTATGCAATAGTTGAACTaaataaagaaatggtttgtttatttatttattttaagggTTGGATCAACATTGTTATTTGCTTCATCTTCTTGCCAGATGACCAAATCTTAGATGGACACCTTTTGTGACAATAGCACAAGGTTCAGAAATATAACTGTCAGTCACACCCAATGATTCACAGGACATGAAGGACAATGTACATTTTATAAAGGCTCATGCATTCAACACAaggcataatgacaaagcagaaatgGTTTTAGACACTGTTGCATGTGTGTTAAATGAAACTGATATCACACTTGCATAGCTATtcagttttcagaccctttactcagtactttgaagcaccCTTTGGCAGCCACTACAGCCTTGAGTCGTGTATGACTCGACAAGTGTGGCAACCCAGTATTAATGTGACTTTTCTCCCAGTCTCTGCAGAtccccctcaagctctgtcaatttcactctgggatgctggccttctacatAGAgtttgtgttcttttgcccatgttaatcttttattggccagtctgagatatggctttctttacaactctgcctagaaggccaacatcccggagtcgcctcttcactgttgacgttgagactggtgttttgctggtactacttaatgaagctgccagttgaggtctTGTGAGATGTCTTTCTCAAACTAGAACCTaacgtacttgtcctcttgctcagttgtgcgccggggcctcccactctattctggttaaagccaGTTTGCGCTATTCTGtccacagcgttgtatgagatcttccgtttcttggcaatttctcgcattgaaATAGCCTTCGTttcacagaacaagaatagactgacgagtttcaagaGAAAGTTCTttgtctggccattttgagcctgtaatcgaatccacaaatgctgatgctccagatactcaactagtacAAAATCCAGTTTTATTGCtgctttaatcaggacaacagttttcagctgtgctaacataattgcaaaatggttttcttatgatcaattagccttttaaaatgataaactttgattagctaacacaatgtgccatttgaacaggagtgatggttgctgataatgggcctctttaagcagatgtagatattccataaatatGCCGTTTCTAGCagcaatagtaatttacaacattaacaatgtctccactgtatttctgatcaatttgatattttaatggacaaaaaatgagattttctttcaaaaacaaggacatttctaagtgacccccatttttttgaacggtagtgtagtttAGCTGGTCTGGtgggctcgtgtcactgggcagatcTCGGCTGTGCTTCACTTTGTGgtctaatggtttgcaagccctgccacagccGACGTgcttcagagccggtgtagtacgatttgattttagtcctgtattgacgctttgcctgtttgatagtttgtagaagggcatagcgggatttcttaaaaGCTTCCGgtttagtgtcccgctccttgaaagcggcagttctagcctttagctcagtgcgaatgttgcctgaaatccatggcttctggttggggtatgtacgtacgttCACTGTgtggacgacgtcatcaatgtacttattgatgaagccaatgactgatgtgctgtactcctcaatgccatcggaggaatcccgggaacatattccagtctgtgctagcaaatcagtcctgtagtttagcatctgcttcatctaaccacatttttttattgatctcgtcactggtgcttccagctttaatttttgcttggaagtaggaatcaggaggatagaattatggtcaggtttgccaaatggagggagatggagagctttgtatgcatctctgtgtgtggagtaaaggcggTCCCgagtttttaaagttttttttaaatagtttttttcctcctctggttgcacattttaacatgctgatacggatttaagtttccctgcattgaagtccccggctactaggagcgccgcctctgggtgagcgttttcttgtttgcttatggcggaatacagctcattcaatgctgtcttagtgccagcctctgtctgtggtggtatgtaaacagctacgagaAATACAGAAACtctaggtaggtagtgtggtctacagcttatcatgagaaactctacctcaggcgagcaatagcgcgggacttccttagatatcatgcaccagctgtaatttacaaaaatacatagtccgccgccccaTGTCTTACCAGACACCTCTATTCTATCCTGGCCGTACAGCGTATAACACAACTcagtgaagcataagatattatagTACAAGCTGAAGTCTGTGTTGTATCAATTAAAGTGTAGGTCAATTTTCTGTCCAATGTATTGTGTAAAACTTGTATCTTGCAACCATTTTGGTTGGAAGCGCCATTTAGGTTGGTCACCTAGTAAATTAGAATATATAAGAGATGCTGGAGCATGGTCAGAGATGATAATGCTATCACAAAAACAATCTTCAATTTTAGAGCGTAATGCTGCTGAGATATAAACAAATTTTAGATTCGGGAATAGGTCTGGTAAGTGCTAGATTAAAAGGAGTATTCCACATGATCTGATTTCACTTCTCTCCAAATCTCTACCTTTAAATCCTTCATAAAATGCTGTATGGTTTTCCTAGATTGGGTGTGGGAGTAGTTTGAACCTGAGGTATTATTGTTATCAGGATCTAAAGTGAAATGAATGTCACCTGCAACAATATAATTACCTGGAAGTGTGGAAAGGTTTAAAAACATCATTAAAGTATTTAGTCATCTTTGTTGGGACTATACACATTAATTAAATTTAACTGCTCGGACAGCAAGGTACCCCAGATAATAATATATCTGCTGGTGGGATCACAGCAGATATGCATAAGAA
The sequence above is a segment of the Oncorhynchus kisutch isolate 150728-3 linkage group LG25, Okis_V2, whole genome shotgun sequence genome. Coding sequences within it:
- the LOC109887706 gene encoding cystatin-like produces the protein MLMDWKIVVPLLAVAFIVASADVIAGGVMDANMKDQATRDALQFAVAEYNKRTNDLYVWQVTKVVKVQEQVVAGMNYIFTVKMARSLCRKGGVEKDCAVHQDPAVTNQCTFEVWSRPWLGAIQLIKNDCQP